Proteins encoded in a region of the Mixophyes fleayi isolate aMixFle1 chromosome 5, aMixFle1.hap1, whole genome shotgun sequence genome:
- the SNAI2 gene encoding zinc finger protein SNAI2 — MPRSFLVKKHFNSSKKPNYGELDNHTVIISPFLYERYPVSVIPQADILSSVAYSPITVWTSLLPPPLPNDLSPLSGYPSSLGRISPPPQSDTSSKDHSGSESPISDEEERIQSKLSEAHAIEAEKFQCGLCSKTYSTFSGLAKHKQLHCDAQSRKSFSCKYCEKEYVSLGALKMHIRTHTLPCVCKICGKAFSRPWLLQGHIRTHTGEKPFSCPHCNRAFADRSNLRAHLQTHSDVKKYQCKSCSKTFSRMSLLHKHEESGCCVAH; from the exons ATGCCACGATCCTTTTTGGTCAAGAAACACTTCAACTCCTCTAAAAAACCTAATTACGGGGAGCTGGACAACCATACAG TGATTATCTCTCCATTCCTGTATGAAAGATACCCAGTGTCAGTGATCCCACAAGCAGACATCCTCAGCTCCGTAGCCTACAGCCCCATTACAGTGTGGACTAGCCTGCTTCCTCCTCCCCTGCCCAATGACCTGTCCCCCCTGTCAGGATACCCTTCATCATTGGGACGCATCAGTCCGCCTCCTCAATCAGACACCTCATCCAAAGATCACAGCGGCTCTGAGAGTCCGATCAGCGACGAGGAGGAGAGGATCCAGTCTAAACTTTCTGAAGCTCACGCAATAGAAGCTGAAAAGTTTCAGTGCGGTTTGTGCAGTAAGACCTATTCCACGTTCTCTGGGCTGGCAAAACACAAGCAGTTGCACTGTGATGCACAATCTAGGAAATCCTTCAGCTGCAAGTACTGTGAAAAGGAGTATGTGAGCCTGGGAGCACTGAAGATGCACATCAGGACACATACATTACCCTGTGTGTGTAAGATCTGCGGAAAGGCTTTCTCCAGACCATGGCTACTACAAGGACACATCAGGACTCACACAG GAGAAAAGCCTTTCTCGTGTCCACATTGCAACAGAGCTTTTGCAGACAGGTCAAATCTCAGAGCTCACCTGCAAACCCATTCAGATGTGAAGAAATATCAGTGCAAAAGTTGTTCCAAAACTTTTTCCAGAATGTCCCTGCTTCATAAGCATGAGGAATCAGGCTGCTGTGTAGCACACTGA